One Bombus pyrosoma isolate SC7728 linkage group LG11, ASM1482585v1, whole genome shotgun sequence DNA segment encodes these proteins:
- the LOC122573146 gene encoding glycine-rich cell wall structural protein-like isoform X2, protein MWRYRTIGLFALLALLCIDAQAAETRAKRNPHGFHDAAASSSFLKSLAGVGGLGGGFGGGFGGGFGGGGGGGGGGGGGGFGSGGGFGSGGGFGGSKGGPGCHTGGCGGHGTSGGAGSGAGGGAGGGAGGGAGGGLGSGLGGGLGGGLGGGLGTGLGGGLGSGLGGGLGSGLGGGLGGGAGGHGAGGHGGAGGRPGGGAGAYGGSAAGGGAGGYGGSGAGGGAGGYGGSGAGGGAGGYGGSGAGGGAGGGAGSGAGGGAGGGAGGYGGSGAGGGAGGYGGSGAGSSAGSHAGSTGVVKTGGYGGAGGGAGSGGYGSSGAGGGAGGRGGGAGGYGGAGAGGGAGGYGGLGGGAGAGGHGGAGAGAGGYGGSGAGGGAGAGGGAGAGGGAGGYGGLGGGAGAGGHGGAGAGGGAGGFGGAGAGGGASGHGGAGAGGGAGGYGGAGAGGGAGGYGGSGAGGGAGGYGGAGAGGGAGGYGSAGGKGGAGGYGGTGGLGGSGGYGGYRGSGASSSASANANANANAYAAASASASAHALANSNAHASATANANAGAGLGGGYGGYDGYGGPGGHGVDLFSRMGDINEGVNKSGGVDKAKGVYSSSAANIDSTGKGSYKVSAGKV, encoded by the exons ATGTGGAGATATCGAACGATCGGGCTTTTTGCCTTGCTGGCTCTTCTCTGCATTGACGCACAAG CTGCAGAGACCAGAGCGAAACGTAACCCTCACGGATTTCACGATGCAGCCGCTAGTAGCAGTTTCCTGAAATCTCTCGCTGGTGTAGGTGGATTAGGTGGTGGATTTGGCGGAGGATTTGGCGGAGGTTTCGGcggtggtggcggtggtggcGGAGGTGGAGGTGGTGGCGGATTTGGTAGTGGTGGAGGATTCGGTTCTGGTGGTGGTTTTGGTGGTTCTAAGGGAGGACCTGGCTGCCATACCGGCGGTTGCGGTGGCCACGGCACTAGTGGTGGTGCCGGAAGTGGCGCAGGAGGTGGTGCCGGAGGTGGTGCCGGAGGTGGTGCCGGAGGTGGCCTAGGCAGTGGCCTAGGAGGTGGCCTAGGAGGTGGCCTAGGAGGTGGCCTAGGAACTGGCTTAGGAGGTGGACTAGGAAGTGGCCTAGGAGGTGGCCTAGGAAGCGGCCTAGGAGGTGGCCTAGGAGGTGGAGCTGGCGGGCACG GAGCAGGAGGGCACGGAGGAGCTGGCGGTCGCCCTGGCGGCGGTGCCGGAGCATATGGTGGCTCCGCAGCTGGAGGTGGCGCTGGAGGATACGGTGGTTCCGGAGCTGGAGGTGGCGCTGGAGGATACGGTGGCTCCGGAGCTGGAGGTGGTGCTGGAGGATACGGAGGATCTGGTGCTGGGGGTGGTGCTGGTGGTGGGGCTGGAAGTGGTGCTGGAGGTGGCGCTGGAGGTGGTGCTGGAGGATACGGAGGATCTGGCGCTGGGGGTGGCGCCGGAGGATACGGCGGCTCTGGAGCTGGAAGTAGCGCCGGGAGTCATGCGG gGTCGACTGGAGTAGTAAAAACTGGTGGATATGGTGGCGCAGGCGGCGGAGCTGGAAGTGGTGGTTACGGTAGTTCAGGTGCCGGTGGTGGTGCTGGCGGACGCGGTGGTGGAGCTGGAGGATATGGTGGTGCAGGCGCCGGTGGTGGAGCTGGAGGTTATGGTGGCCTAGGCGGTGGTGCTGGTGCTGGCGGACACGGTGGCGCCGGTGCTGGAGCTGGAGGTTACGGTGGTTCAGGTGCCGGAGGTGGCGCAGGCGCCGGTGGTGGTGCAGGCGCCGGTGGTGGTGCTGGAGGTTATGGTGGCCTAGGCGGTGGTGCTGGTGCTGGCGGACACGGTGGAGCAGGTGCCGGAGGTGGAGCTGGCGGATTTGGCGGAGCTGGTGCTGGAGGTGGAGCTAGTGGACACGGCGGCGCAGGTGCCGGTGGTGGAGCTGGAGGATATGGCGGCGCAGGCGCCGGTGGTGGAGCTGGGGGATATGGTGGTTCAGGCGCCGGTGGTGGTGCTGGCGGATACGGTGGAGCAGGTGCCGGAGGTGGAGCTGGAGGATATGGTAGCGCAGGTGGCAAAGGTGGAGCTGGTGGCTATGGTGGAACAGGTGGTCTAGGCGGAAGCGGTGGTTATGGTGGTTACAGAGGGTCAGGTGCCAGTTCCAGTGCCAGCGCCAACGCCAACGCCAACGCGAATGCTTACGCAGCTGCGAGTGCCAGCGCTAGTGCACATGCTCTTGCTAATTCAAATGCGCATGCATCCGCTACTGCGAACGCAAACGCTGGTGCCGGCCTCGGAGGAGGATACGGCGGTTATGATGGTTACGGTGGTCCCGGCGGACATGGAGTCGA TCTTTTTTCCCGTATGGGCGATATCAACGAAGGAGTAAATAAGAGCGGAGGCGTGGACAAAGCCAAAGGTGTCTACAGCAGTAGCGCAGCCAACATCGATTCTACTGGAAAGGGATCGTACAAAGTATCGGCTGGAAAAGTCTAA
- the LOC122573146 gene encoding glycine-rich cell wall structural protein-like isoform X1: protein MWRYRTIGLFALLALLCIDAQAAETRAKRNPHGFHDAAASSSFLKSLAGVGGLGGGFGGGFGGGFGGGGGGGGGGGGGGFGSGGGFGSGGGFGGSKGGPGCHTGGCGGHGTSGGAGSGAGGGAGGGAGGGAGGGLGSGLGGGLGGGLGGGLGTGLGGGLGSGLGGGLGSGLGGGLGGGAGGHGAGGHGAGGQGAGGHGGAGGRPGGGAGAYGGSAAGGGAGGYGGSGAGGGAGGYGGSGAGGGAGGYGGSGAGGGAGGGAGSGAGGGAGGGAGGYGGSGAGGGAGGYGGSGAGSSAGSHAGSTGVVKTGGYGGAGGGAGSGGYGSSGAGGGAGGRGGGAGGYGGAGAGGGAGGYGGLGGGAGAGGHGGAGAGAGGYGGSGAGGGAGAGGGAGAGGGAGGYGGLGGGAGAGGHGGAGAGGGAGGFGGAGAGGGASGHGGAGAGGGAGGYGGAGAGGGAGGYGGSGAGGGAGGYGGAGAGGGAGGYGSAGGKGGAGGYGGTGGLGGSGGYGGYRGSGASSSASANANANANAYAAASASASAHALANSNAHASATANANAGAGLGGGYGGYDGYGGPGGHGVDLFSRMGDINEGVNKSGGVDKAKGVYSSSAANIDSTGKGSYKVSAGKV from the exons ATGTGGAGATATCGAACGATCGGGCTTTTTGCCTTGCTGGCTCTTCTCTGCATTGACGCACAAG CTGCAGAGACCAGAGCGAAACGTAACCCTCACGGATTTCACGATGCAGCCGCTAGTAGCAGTTTCCTGAAATCTCTCGCTGGTGTAGGTGGATTAGGTGGTGGATTTGGCGGAGGATTTGGCGGAGGTTTCGGcggtggtggcggtggtggcGGAGGTGGAGGTGGTGGCGGATTTGGTAGTGGTGGAGGATTCGGTTCTGGTGGTGGTTTTGGTGGTTCTAAGGGAGGACCTGGCTGCCATACCGGCGGTTGCGGTGGCCACGGCACTAGTGGTGGTGCCGGAAGTGGCGCAGGAGGTGGTGCCGGAGGTGGTGCCGGAGGTGGTGCCGGAGGTGGCCTAGGCAGTGGCCTAGGAGGTGGCCTAGGAGGTGGCCTAGGAGGTGGCCTAGGAACTGGCTTAGGAGGTGGACTAGGAAGTGGCCTAGGAGGTGGCCTAGGAAGCGGCCTAGGAGGTGGCCTAGGAGGTGGAGCTGGCGGGCACGGTGCAGGAGGGCACGGTGCAGGAGGGCAAGGAGCAGGAGGGCACGGAGGAGCTGGCGGTCGCCCTGGCGGCGGTGCCGGAGCATATGGTGGCTCCGCAGCTGGAGGTGGCGCTGGAGGATACGGTGGTTCCGGAGCTGGAGGTGGCGCTGGAGGATACGGTGGCTCCGGAGCTGGAGGTGGTGCTGGAGGATACGGAGGATCTGGTGCTGGGGGTGGTGCTGGTGGTGGGGCTGGAAGTGGTGCTGGAGGTGGCGCTGGAGGTGGTGCTGGAGGATACGGAGGATCTGGCGCTGGGGGTGGCGCCGGAGGATACGGCGGCTCTGGAGCTGGAAGTAGCGCCGGGAGTCATGCGG gGTCGACTGGAGTAGTAAAAACTGGTGGATATGGTGGCGCAGGCGGCGGAGCTGGAAGTGGTGGTTACGGTAGTTCAGGTGCCGGTGGTGGTGCTGGCGGACGCGGTGGTGGAGCTGGAGGATATGGTGGTGCAGGCGCCGGTGGTGGAGCTGGAGGTTATGGTGGCCTAGGCGGTGGTGCTGGTGCTGGCGGACACGGTGGCGCCGGTGCTGGAGCTGGAGGTTACGGTGGTTCAGGTGCCGGAGGTGGCGCAGGCGCCGGTGGTGGTGCAGGCGCCGGTGGTGGTGCTGGAGGTTATGGTGGCCTAGGCGGTGGTGCTGGTGCTGGCGGACACGGTGGAGCAGGTGCCGGAGGTGGAGCTGGCGGATTTGGCGGAGCTGGTGCTGGAGGTGGAGCTAGTGGACACGGCGGCGCAGGTGCCGGTGGTGGAGCTGGAGGATATGGCGGCGCAGGCGCCGGTGGTGGAGCTGGGGGATATGGTGGTTCAGGCGCCGGTGGTGGTGCTGGCGGATACGGTGGAGCAGGTGCCGGAGGTGGAGCTGGAGGATATGGTAGCGCAGGTGGCAAAGGTGGAGCTGGTGGCTATGGTGGAACAGGTGGTCTAGGCGGAAGCGGTGGTTATGGTGGTTACAGAGGGTCAGGTGCCAGTTCCAGTGCCAGCGCCAACGCCAACGCCAACGCGAATGCTTACGCAGCTGCGAGTGCCAGCGCTAGTGCACATGCTCTTGCTAATTCAAATGCGCATGCATCCGCTACTGCGAACGCAAACGCTGGTGCCGGCCTCGGAGGAGGATACGGCGGTTATGATGGTTACGGTGGTCCCGGCGGACATGGAGTCGA TCTTTTTTCCCGTATGGGCGATATCAACGAAGGAGTAAATAAGAGCGGAGGCGTGGACAAAGCCAAAGGTGTCTACAGCAGTAGCGCAGCCAACATCGATTCTACTGGAAAGGGATCGTACAAAGTATCGGCTGGAAAAGTCTAA
- the LOC122573146 gene encoding glycine-rich cell wall structural protein-like isoform X3 produces MWRYRTIGLFALLALLCIDAQAAETRAKRNPHGFHDAAASSSFLKSLAGVGGLGGGFGGGFGGGFGGGGGGGGGGGGGGFGSGGGFGSGGGFGGSKGGPGCHTGGCGGHGTSGGAGSGAGGGAGGGAGGGAGGGLGSGLGGGLGGGLGGGLGTGLGGGLGSGLGGGLGSGLGGGLGGGAGGHGAGGHGAGGQGAGGHGGAGGRPGGGAGAYGGSAAGGGAGGYGGSGAGGGAGGYGGSGAGGGAGGYGGSGAGGGAGGGAGSGAGGGAGGGAGGYGGSGAGGGAGGYGGSGAGSSAGSHAGSTGVVKTGGYGGAGGGAGSGGYGSSGAGGGAGGRGGGAGGYGGAGAGGGAGGYGGLGGGAGAGGHGGAGAGAGGYGGSGAGGGAGAGGGAGAGGGAGGYGGLGGGAGAGGHGGAGAGGGAGGFGGGGAGGYGGAGAGGGAGGYGSAGGKGGAGGYGGTGGLGGSGGYGGYRGSGASSSASANANANANAYAAASASASAHALANSNAHASATANANAGAGLGGGYGGYDGYGGPGGHGVDLFSRMGDINEGVNKSGGVDKAKGVYSSSAANIDSTGKGSYKVSAGKV; encoded by the exons ATGTGGAGATATCGAACGATCGGGCTTTTTGCCTTGCTGGCTCTTCTCTGCATTGACGCACAAG CTGCAGAGACCAGAGCGAAACGTAACCCTCACGGATTTCACGATGCAGCCGCTAGTAGCAGTTTCCTGAAATCTCTCGCTGGTGTAGGTGGATTAGGTGGTGGATTTGGCGGAGGATTTGGCGGAGGTTTCGGcggtggtggcggtggtggcGGAGGTGGAGGTGGTGGCGGATTTGGTAGTGGTGGAGGATTCGGTTCTGGTGGTGGTTTTGGTGGTTCTAAGGGAGGACCTGGCTGCCATACCGGCGGTTGCGGTGGCCACGGCACTAGTGGTGGTGCCGGAAGTGGCGCAGGAGGTGGTGCCGGAGGTGGTGCCGGAGGTGGTGCCGGAGGTGGCCTAGGCAGTGGCCTAGGAGGTGGCCTAGGAGGTGGCCTAGGAGGTGGCCTAGGAACTGGCTTAGGAGGTGGACTAGGAAGTGGCCTAGGAGGTGGCCTAGGAAGCGGCCTAGGAGGTGGCCTAGGAGGTGGAGCTGGCGGGCACGGTGCAGGAGGGCACGGTGCAGGAGGGCAAGGAGCAGGAGGGCACGGAGGAGCTGGCGGTCGCCCTGGCGGCGGTGCCGGAGCATATGGTGGCTCCGCAGCTGGAGGTGGCGCTGGAGGATACGGTGGTTCCGGAGCTGGAGGTGGCGCTGGAGGATACGGTGGCTCCGGAGCTGGAGGTGGTGCTGGAGGATACGGAGGATCTGGTGCTGGGGGTGGTGCTGGTGGTGGGGCTGGAAGTGGTGCTGGAGGTGGCGCTGGAGGTGGTGCTGGAGGATACGGAGGATCTGGCGCTGGGGGTGGCGCCGGAGGATACGGCGGCTCTGGAGCTGGAAGTAGCGCCGGGAGTCATGCGG gGTCGACTGGAGTAGTAAAAACTGGTGGATATGGTGGCGCAGGCGGCGGAGCTGGAAGTGGTGGTTACGGTAGTTCAGGTGCCGGTGGTGGTGCTGGCGGACGCGGTGGTGGAGCTGGAGGATATGGTGGTGCAGGCGCCGGTGGTGGAGCTGGAGGTTATGGTGGCCTAGGCGGTGGTGCTGGTGCTGGCGGACACGGTGGCGCCGGTGCTGGAGCTGGAGGTTACGGTGGTTCAGGTGCCGGAGGTGGCGCAGGCGCCGGTGGTGGTGCAGGCGCCGGTGGTGGTGCTGGAGGTTATGGTGGCCTAGGCGGTGGTGCTGGTGCTGGCGGACACGGTGGAGCAGGTGCCGGAGGTGGAGCTGGCGGATTTGG CGGTGGTGGTGCTGGCGGATACGGTGGAGCAGGTGCCGGAGGTGGAGCTGGAGGATATGGTAGCGCAGGTGGCAAAGGTGGAGCTGGTGGCTATGGTGGAACAGGTGGTCTAGGCGGAAGCGGTGGTTATGGTGGTTACAGAGGGTCAGGTGCCAGTTCCAGTGCCAGCGCCAACGCCAACGCCAACGCGAATGCTTACGCAGCTGCGAGTGCCAGCGCTAGTGCACATGCTCTTGCTAATTCAAATGCGCATGCATCCGCTACTGCGAACGCAAACGCTGGTGCCGGCCTCGGAGGAGGATACGGCGGTTATGATGGTTACGGTGGTCCCGGCGGACATGGAGTCGA TCTTTTTTCCCGTATGGGCGATATCAACGAAGGAGTAAATAAGAGCGGAGGCGTGGACAAAGCCAAAGGTGTCTACAGCAGTAGCGCAGCCAACATCGATTCTACTGGAAAGGGATCGTACAAAGTATCGGCTGGAAAAGTCTAA